The sequence ATGTAGCGGACTTGATCATCTTCACTTTTCCCCTATCTCTACTTCTTTATTTATTTTATTCAACCCTTTGTAAATCAATAAAAGTACAACGTAAATAAGTAATGCCCCAATTACTAAGTTCCATAAGTGGAAGGAAACATATCTGAAATGGTCTGGGTGAAATAGTTCTGATGCGAATGAAATAGGAGGGTGTCCATTATATTCTATCCATACCAACGGCCATCCGAATCCAGATTCAGTCCCCGGCAGGATAAATGCGGAAGCAACCGCAATAATGACGCTCAGCGCAAACATCTTTTTGTATCTCAGCAAGCCCTCTCCCCCTTCAGTAAATAGTGCGGGACAATTTTAAGAATTCTTGATAAACTACTATACAACTATCTTACCATAAATTATGAAAGAAAATGGAGTGATTCTTATGATCCGCTATCCAAATCCTTTGAAACTAGGAAATACAATCGGCGTGACAGCGCCGTCGTCAGGTGTTGATGAAACCCTTCACCATCTCGTCCTAAACGCTAGACGTCAATTTGAAAAAAGAGGTTATCGAGTGACTGTCGGCAATACTGTGTGGACACAAAACAAGTCCGCTTCAGCAGAGAAAGAAATCCGTGCGGCTGAGCTAATGGCTATGTTCAAAAATCCGGAAATCAGTACAATCATTCCTCCATGGGGCGGGGAAATCCTGATGGAGATTTTGCCTCTCATTAACTGGGAGGACATTGACCCTAAATGGATTTTAGGTTATTCAGATACGAGCACCTTCCTTTTTGCGCTGACAGTGAAAACCGGCATTGCAACCGCGCACGGACCGAACTTCGTCGAATTGCGCAGCGATGTATGGGAGCCTGTTGCAAGTAAATTCATGGATGTCTTACAAGCGACTGCAGGATCAGATATTGAGCAACATTCATCTGAAAAGTTCCAATCCAAATGGCAACATGATGCTCCGGATGATCCATACGTCTATAAATTGGATTCACCGACTGAATGGAAGTCGGTTGGATCAGGAAACACTGAATTGGAAGGGCGCTTTTTAGGCGGCTGTATAGATACGATCCGTCACCTTGTAGGAACCCCCTATGGTGATATTGCTTCATTCCAGAAAAACTTTTTGAACGATGAGCCGATTTTGTGGTATTTCGAGAACTGCGAAATGAACGCCACCGATTTTCACCGGACAATGCTTCAGTTTGTCTATGCAGGATGGTTTGAAAATTCAACGGGCATCCTCTTCGGTCGCTCCCCTGCCGGTCAAGAAGTTAACGGGTTCACCGTATTGGATTCAATGGAAAGAATAAAAGAGCTGACCGGATTGCCGATCGTTTACGATGCCGACGTAGGTCATGTTCCGCCACAAATTACATTTGTAAATGGGGCGAGCGGAAGAGTGACTATGGAAAATGGAAAAGGAAAAGGAAAAGTCATAACTACGCTTCGATAATCTCTCAACCGGCTGACTTTTCTGTCAGTCAACGA is a genomic window of Sporosarcina luteola containing:
- a CDS encoding S66 family peptidase, with the protein product MIRYPNPLKLGNTIGVTAPSSGVDETLHHLVLNARRQFEKRGYRVTVGNTVWTQNKSASAEKEIRAAELMAMFKNPEISTIIPPWGGEILMEILPLINWEDIDPKWILGYSDTSTFLFALTVKTGIATAHGPNFVELRSDVWEPVASKFMDVLQATAGSDIEQHSSEKFQSKWQHDAPDDPYVYKLDSPTEWKSVGSGNTELEGRFLGGCIDTIRHLVGTPYGDIASFQKNFLNDEPILWYFENCEMNATDFHRTMLQFVYAGWFENSTGILFGRSPAGQEVNGFTVLDSMERIKELTGLPIVYDADVGHVPPQITFVNGASGRVTMENGKGKGKVITTLR